The DNA region TATACTGTTTTAGTGTATTTAGTCCTGTGGATTGCATTACTGTTGTGTACTGTTGAGCTTTAAACTTCTGGCAAACCTATTTATTGTAATAGCATTTTCTTTTAATGTATGTTTAATTTAATAGGTAAAAATGGCTCTCCGTACGTCTGGCCACTTACTCCTGGGTGTGGTGAGGATCTACCACAGAAAAGCCAAGTACCTGTTGGCAGACTGTAATGAGGCTTTTATAAAGATTAAAATGGCATTTCGCCCAGGTAAGTCATGGCTAGACTACATAAAAAGTAGATCCTGTTGTTCTGCAAGAGATGCACATTTTTGTGCAGCGTATGTACTTAATAGACTTACAGAAGAATACATTGTGGTCTGTTTGACACAGGTGTGGTTGACTTGCCTGAGGAGAACCGTGAAGCTGCTTACAACGCCATTACATTACCTGAGGAATTCCATGACTTTGATCAGCCTCTTCCAGATTTAGAGTGAGTGCtgcttgtttttttagtttttgttattgACATGATCATTTTCATTGCATGAAGTCATTGCTATTGTGTCATTTAGATTTAgggctctattttaagagtgctagcactaAGCGCAGTGCTGTGCGATAATTCATCAAGCAAAATCaaagggcatggccatgaagttttggtattttcatgcaagtatgcgctaagtctaggcgcaactTGGTGTTGCGAAATGGCGCACGCAATGCGCTAATGGGCAgggtaaaatgcaatttaattctgaggttcttctctgttTATTGCActatctgcatcctattatattgtccattccctgtcaagcaccggtgatataaacaaagacagttaGTAGTGTCAATGGgcagtatgcaatgaattagttcttttgtgttttaactgcatccttgttgaatatcaggcatatttctatgacagtgacatgcgccttttatacacatggaaaattgTGTATTTTGTGGAGAAAATTTGGATTTAGGCTCCATTAGATTATTTAAAACCATTAAAATCaaggctagtattaacagtgattgtattggctTTTCAGGTTAGGTTGTGGATTTTTGCTCACttttcacttctaccggtcgattttgctttcaaaatgtaatttatttattgaagcacacaaaaaaaattaaaccaaaaatatttcttaattcaTATTACagttcaaactaaacaaaaatataataaaaaataataaaaaaaaatcctatataaccaaatatatacattttaccctctccaacttcttccaccagcctcttttgcagtgacttaaaaatcacttaaCGACAACAGGTGAAATTAACCTATTTCTCAGCAAAATAGCAgattgcactttgcgccacttgAGAGCATGAACAGTGTtctcatttttgggagaactattcttttaaagggttagttcaccccaaaatgaaaattctctcatcatttactcaccctcctttcATCCCAGATgtacatgattttctttcttttgcagaacacaaatgaagatttttagaagaatatctcagctcagtaggtccatacaatgcaagtgaatagtggctaaAACTCTGCAGGTCCAAATATCActtaaaggcaacattaaagtaatccatacgactccattagtttaatcaatgtctcctGAAGCGATACAAtggattttgggtgagaaaaaaaaactcctttttcactgtaaatcttgccatcacagtctctaagcacgatcatgatgtcaagctcgattacacttcccagtGCTTGACGCAGTGTGCAGAGTgttagatggcgctataggaagtgtaatcaagcttgaaattatgatcggcAAGGATCActactgtcaagatttatagtgaaaaaaagagtgacattttgttctgttctcacccaaaactgattggatcgcttcaggagatattgattaaaccactggagttgcctggattatgtttatgatgcctttatgtgttaTTTGGACCATccgagttctggtcaccattcacttgcattgtatggacaaacagagctgaaatattctttcaaaaatctttgtttgtgttcagcagaagaaggaaaatcatacacatctgggatggcatgagggtgagtaaatgatgcactttgtgctggcacgaaatTGTACTTAGTattagtgctctcacgaaaatttGATAATACGTTGCACACAGTCATTGCGCCTTGCacggtcacgaaaatagagcccttagtGGTTAGATACATACTCTTGGTGTTGACCCTGCCCTGTGTTTTGGATTGCAGTGACATTGATGTTGCTCAGCAGTTCACCTTGAATCAGTCCCGTGTGGAGGAGATCACCATGCGAGAAGAAGTGGGAAACCTGAGTTTACTGCAAGAGAATGATTTTGGTATGGTATATAAGCCTCCTCTATTCTAATGGTATTGCTTTTGAATGTGcttgacattttgtttttttctgtatttaaataataatataatcaatAAATAGTCATTAATTATTAGTTTGTCTCTTTTAGTAAGTCTGCGCATTAGCGAATTAGCCTTAAAGGAATGCGCCTAATATTCCGGGTTagataaaagttaagctcaatagacggcatttgtggcataattttgattaccacaaaaatgtactttgacttgtccctcctgttatttaaaaaaaggcaaatatctgggttaaagtgaggcacttaaaatggaagtgcatggggattttagtgtgataaaatcacttactaaccttttctgtttaaagttacagtatatccaatattagaactttgttgtcatgaagaCATAataccataaaccctaaaacgactgtaaaaacaacgatttaaaaaACGTTACTGCTGAAACAGTATaccagttttaacaaaataattcatgcaagtgcttttattaaattttaagcttcacatttctgcctttaaaccctccaaaaattggccccattcacttccattgtaagttattGTatcgctttttttaaagaaagggagggacGAGTCagatttttgtggtagtcaacattatgccacaaatgctgtcgaacttgtattgaacccagaatatgccTTTAATGCTATGGTTTTGTTGCCATGATATGATCATGTTAAACATATTTTAGATCATTCAACACATTTTCCTCCTCAGCTGATTTTGGGATGGATGACCGAGAGATGATGCGAGAGGAAGGTGCATTTGAGGTGGACATCATCCACGGAGCATCTGCATCTAACCTGCTGCTGGAATCAGAGTCAAGTGGTGGACAGATAGCTGACAAGTCCAATCACCTGGAGTATGACCAATACAAGGACGACTTTGGTGACAACCCAATGGAGAGCAATGAGGGAGGCATGCTGGGTAAGAGGGGACATTTATGAGCTGTACTTTTAGTAATGTTAAGACCTtataatttaagttttttttaacaaactatATGACAAACATCCATTTGAAACTGAGCTTGCTGGTTCCTTCACCAACAGTGGACAAGCTCCTCAGTAATGAGGATGGAGGTGGTATTTTCGATGACCCTTCAGCCATCGCTGAAGGTGTGATGATGCCCCAAGACCACGgtggagatgatgatgatgattttgacAATCTTTCACGTAAGAAAGCATATAGAAGCTGAAACATAATGATattttcaagggatagttcacccaaaatctggtcatcattttctcatcctaatgttgttccgaacctgtatgactttctttcttttgtggaacacaagacTATGTtagaatgacagcctcaatcaccattcacaaaaatatgcaatacatgtgaatggtgactgggactaatttactgcctaacatctccttttgtgcttcaaGGAAAAAAGTCATGGATACagaaggatgacagaatttttatttttgggtgaactatccctttaagcaattcAATAATATATATTTCATGTAATGGTCAATTTTAGTTTGCATAAAATTGTTAAATGTTCTATTTTGTACAATAGCAGCAGGAGGTCCAGACAGTCCAGATTCTGGTCCTGTGGAGCAGCTTCCCACCATGACAGACCAGACTGAACAGACCACCCTGGTCCATAATGAAGAAGAGGCTTTTGCTCTGGAGCCCATTGACATCACAGGTCAGCCAGAATAAACAATAGCACATTTCATATATGCTATTTAAAGGGGGGGTCTAACAAAAACTActttgagataaaaaaataattgatggTAGGGTTTGTGGTATAACAAAATATTGCAATACCAAAAATTTaaaacggtacgatatcatcttgctgtcaattttggtaccatattaaagtatgctgccatttgcaaaatgtaatgtaatgagagagttttgagatgaaatcaaagaccatttgaaaataataataaaaaagcctctatatgaCCAAGTGtaatcattaaacagcagaaggatgttatttaatgaaataatatacagtcacatgcgcgccacagtatgaataagaggcgcctctatgctctgtcatctccttcacacgcACACAGGCATGcacaggaacacacacacacacagtcatgcacacgaacacacacacaaatgcaacacacactactaatgcttgattttcatgcagtgtgtccaatagtatccatctacagagccacaGATCAGCATGTTGAGTGTATATATGGCTGTTAACTCTATAATGAACACTTTCTCTGttgcagctcagagatttcagctcgcgagttgtgggaagcttgatataacgacCTCTTcacaaactttcaaaataaagtcctgctgaaatgagagctctgTTCAACTGattgcatgaaattgaagacattatgacattattactactgtataaaagtgtaatattcaaagcagtcgcaataatacttatagtaacaataatataatattaaatggttatattattagtaatattatctgtaagcaatatctgaaagcaagtgtactgaatatcagcatgttgccatggcagccttttgcctcaggtaatcagattgttttcatttaatgttttcattaatactgtaaagctctgttgtgcatcttttttttttttaccaaaaattatgtatatatatattaatatatatatatatatatatatatatatatatatatatatatatatatatatatacagtactgtgcaaagtcttaggcacataagatgcttcataaaaacatttgtcttaaggtggttatttatattttcagctttagtgtgtcaataggaaatataaattttagactcccaaacatttcttttgcaaatagaatagaatagaataacagggagcccttcaacagatggcatggtccccacagagccccccactgaatattgagtgagtctgggattacaagaagagacagaagcaattgagacagccgaaatagatagaagaactgtggcaaattctccaagaagcttggaacatcctatctgccaacaaccaagagaaactgtatccaggtgtacctaggagaactggtgctgttttgaaggcaaaggtggtcacaccaaatattgatttagcttttttatgtttactggactttgtatgacgtaaattgataaatgaaaactatttatggcattatttttgaagacctcactatgcaacatttttcccaagtgcctaaaactttgcacagtactatatatatatatatatatatatatatatatatatatatatatatatatatatatatatatatatatatatccactggcagccaaaagtttggaataatgtacagattttgctcttatggaaagaaattggtacttttatttaccaaagtggcattcaactgatcacaatgtatagtcaggacattaataatgtgaaaaattactattacaatttgaaaaaaaaaataaaactacttaaaagatttctcatcaaaaaaatcctccacatgcagcaatgacagctttgcagatccttggcattctagctgtcagtttgaccagatactcaggtaacatttcaccccacgcttcctgtagcacttgctatagatgtggctatcttgttgggcacttctcacacaccttacagtctagctgatcacacaaaagttcaatgggattaagatccataacacaatGGTTACAGGCAGGTGCTTAGAACACAGTCAATTGTATAGAAAGGAGAACATAAGTCTCACACACTaccagatatactgtatgtatatacataacactgatcagccacagcattaaaaccacctgcctaatattgtgtaggtccattCTGGGATGCTATTCATCttacacaattgtacagagcggttatctgagttaccatagactttgtcagttcgaaccattctggccattctctgttgacctctctcatcgacaaggcatttccgtccacagaactgccgctcactggatgttttttgtttctggcaccattctgagtaaattctagagactgttgtgtgtgaaaatctcagaagatcagcagttacagaaatacttaaaccaggccatctggcaccaaccaaaatccataacactcttttccaattatctgttgtccaatgtctgtttctttgcccattctaaccttttctttttgtttttctgtttcaaaagtggctttttctttgcaattcttcccataaggcctgcacccctgagtcttctctttactgttgtacatgaaactggtgttgagcgggtagaattcaacgaagctgtcagctgaggacatgtgaggcgtctgtttctcaaactagagactctgatgtacttatcctcttgtttagttgtacatctgggccttccacatctcttctgtccttgttagagccagttgtcctttgtctttgaagactgtagtgtacacctttgtatgaagtcttcagttttatggcaatttcaagcattgtatagccttcattcctcaaaacaatgattgactgatgagtttctagagaaagctgtttatcttttgccatttttgacctaatattgaccttaagacatgccagtctattgcaaaatgttgcaactcaaaaacaaacacaaatacaatgttaagcttcatttaacgaaccaaatagctttcaacaatgtttgatataatggcaagagattttctagtaccaaattagcaatttagcatgattactcaaggataaggtgttggagtgatggctgctggaaatggggcctgtctagatttgatcaaaaatgacttttttcaaatagtgatggtgctgttttttacatcagtaatgtcctgacactactttgtgatcagttgaatgccactttggtgtattaaagtaccattttcctaccgaaacagcaaaatctgtacattattcaaaacttttggccaccagtgtatatatacatatatatacagtatatatacagtatattgttgaaaaatattatattttcatttgattaaagctgtacagtatgtatttgattaaacaatttgatcataacatttaattaaaacctttaacatggaatccagaaaaaatttaaacagaaaaggcataattcgtatctgtaagactttatgcagttcttatcgacaagtaattttctgtgtaatataaaattaaaaatcataaaagtttcagaagttttttttatttgttgcctaagaaTTTAGTTAGTATTGATACCAAGGTACCAGGGTTGGTATCGtactgaagccaaaattttggtatcggagcaacacTAATTGGTGGACACCCTGCAGTCCCTCCATAGACCCCTGATTTAACCTATAGTTACATATGAGCATTGGTTCCTaaaagagattttttatttatcttaagccatctttacactgcaaaggtggaaCAGATGCTGCAACTAAAGTGGCATTAAGGTGCATTTACACAGACtctttaatgctgctcagagcaggcataaatgcatttacacagcaataacaactgcataaataatgttatgagattaatgttttaaacataaaattatcAAAACCAAAACATGAAACGACCTAAAATGTGAAGTTATTCTTTCAAATTtgaaactaaattatgaattACTCTATATGCTCTGtcataacaacaacaaagtttaaggctgctctgatgctgcatttcatttacacagaatttaAGCAGCCTCAGAACTGCCTTTGAGTCtaggggctgaggtgggtcagagcagacTTAATTTAGTCTAGCTTTtgtgtctttacacagaattttgagcaggctcAGAGTAGGCTTAACTCTGCTGTGTAATGGCGCCTCAAGACACATTTCCTCATGTCATGCTTATGTTTGGCTCTATTAGTGAAGGAGACCAAGGCAAAGAGGAAGAGGAAGCTGATTGTAGACAGTGTGAAGGAGCTGGACAGTAAGACCATCCGTGCTCAGTTGAGTGACTACTCTGACATAGTCACCACTTTGGATCTGGCTCCCCCCACAAAGAAGCTGATGATGTGGAAGGAAACAGGAGGAGTGGAGAAGCTCTTTTCTCTGCCAGCTCAGCCCCTCTGGAACAGCAGACTGCTCAAGGTCATGATAGATCTCTGGAACAAGCTGTGAGCCTATGTGTGAACACTGGAGtattaatacagattttagtGGAACAAAATACATAAGTAGCCTGATTTGTTTggtaaacacatagacacacacaagaGCCTTAAATAGATAGTATGTTTTGCAGTCTTGcgattttacaatatatttgcCCAGTGCAATTCCTGTAAGGTTGGCAAAATGCAGTAGGGTCCAAAAGTCtcagaccactagtgaaaatgcttctattttgcatttttataatttgacaaaaaatattaCATGGGTCAAAAGTCTAGTTGAAAAATTGACATTAATTTCTTAGTGTTTGGTATGTCTTTTTGCCTATTGCTTTAgtgatcatgtttacatgcacttaagaaaattgtttattccagggttttagcagaGAGCGTCAATCTGAAACGTCATataaacaagaacgctgatttccttacactgtttaagggattaagagaaagcggtttaacacacctgggtttctctCGGAGAACGCGGCTTAATGtgctcatgtaaacacataagcagtgttctgatgggtgtttgaagagtgcgctTGCGTGGAACAGACTGGCATAataaacatcataggatggagcccaataacatgtcaacacagtggaaagaattcaacatttctgggagtacagtgggaaaatcacaaatACTATATACtaaacccatttatacacactaatgtaaaatatcgactgtccctaacGTCCGCATATATGCGCTCATTCATTGGGGGAATCTGGAGTTTTTTCTAAGAGGGAAACCCCCAATAAAGCATCGCAATTCACCTGCAGGTCGCGAtagtaagttaaggaaacaaacactgcAACAACTCTGAAATGTCTGGAAATCAACAgagtaaaatagtgaagtcttcctcagatgcccTGTGTGATATTTACACAAGTGTTGCGgtaaaattacattgctgtggaaaaagctgcttactgaacgagccgcatgtatacgggagtaaagagtacgccgcttattcagtgcatgtaaacgggaacgctgttttctcgcaataacccactttctcgcaataagccactttctggtgtccatgtaatcGCAGACAGCATGCACTGGAGCTGACATGGACtcaacaagtttgtgcaaaatctgtgttattccagcatgatttgagaatgttcctaAGCGCATCTTTTGAGCGTCAATGGAAACAAGGAAATCAGACCTTTTGTACTAGAGGTAGatcgattaatcggtgctgatggttgctttttggaactattggttaggGGTGGGCTCGAGTACCCAAGTactcggaagtgacagcaatgatcaatcatgaaaacgatgatcgataatGAAAATGCGTGACAAGACTTTTCACTAAATTCGTAATTCAGTGACAACTACTTGACAACCaaacaaacgtgtcaaagagggttcttatttttaattttgagattgattacgtgaTTGTGATTGATTGTTAATTTAAGCggtaccttgattgtcaacagagatgtctcatagcatccaaactgaactgataagcgatgctagcatttgttctacaggtttacaataatcaaaagaaagttaaattcgctgtgttttgaacacctgtctctgcaaacgtttgctgaacaagttttattatcatgtaatgtagaaactttgactcattcatgtatattatttaataaaagtgaaggcTCATCATTGACTGTTAagcgcatgtttacatgtatatatcgttcaaaaattggcccccattcatttccattgtaagtgcctcactgtaacccagatttttgctttttcattttaagaaaaggaggaacgagtcaaagtacatttttgtggtaatcaatattatgccacaaatcctgttgattgagtttcacttgtattgaacccggaatattcctttaacattctataaatctatttttaaaactatcggtCAATTAATTCGTTATCGTCGTTTCTACCACCTTAATTATCGTTATCATCAAAATTCACCATCAGTTGACCTCTATTTTGTACAAATGAATTAACATCACTTGAGATAAATGTCTTCATCATTTTTTGTAAtaacttttgttttaaatttttcaagATGCTAaaacgttttgtttttaaatcagacTTTTGACCTATTGTATTCAGAATGGCATATATTCATTTACAGGCATTGGTGCTACATTCTGAAAGTGTGCCATCAGTCACAAACAGAAAGAACAAATGAAGTGGAAACCTAAGTAACATCAAGATGTGGCAGATTTTATCAGACAAAGACTTTAACTTCAATGCTTCTCCAGTATCATCTGTCCTGATATCAGCTCTACTCCTCCGTGCAGATGTTCACACGATGCCTGACCCCTCTGGTGCCCGATGAACTGAGGAAGAGGCGGAAGGGTGGAGAAGCAGACAGCCTGGATGAGTTCCTTAAAGACTTGGAGAACCCAGAAGTGCCACGAGAAGAGGCCCTGTCTCAGCAAAGAGACATTATTGGTAGGAGAGGCAGATTTTTCCTTTGTATCAACTTTAGTTGGTTCACATGGAACATAAGACAGTGACAATGTAACTATAACTGATGTACAGTACATTTGATATTGTGCTTTTTGATAGAAGTTATGTCACGAATACCCATGTTTGGCTTTTTGCAGACCAGACCATGTTGGAAGAACCCAGTGTGTTGCAGGCCTCAGCCATGGAGGGCAGTCGCACAACCCTTGATGAGTCAGTCATGCCTCCTCCTTCTGGACCCCGTGGACAGAAGCGCAAAGCTCAGGACACAGAGCCTTCCCTGCCTGTGAGTTCCACTTTCAGAATAAACAGGCTTATCATACTTGTTACCTTTTGCTGGTCTTCAGAGTAACATTCAAGGACATAGAACTCAAAactttgtaattaaatgtatttctttccAGTATGATTTTGCTTGGAGTTTGCCTTCCTAGCTTTATAAGTACAAGTATTCATGCTAATGTCTCACACATGCGTGGACtggatgcttttattttgtaataaccATTGGAGGATGCAAAGTGTTTTTAAATCAGATTCTGCTTGTTTCCCCAGTCATTTATAACTCAAAATGGAACTATGTGGCTTTCTAACAGTTCTATGCCTACACCTCTTTTCATACAGATGCTTGAGGATGATCGCTCCTCCATTGTGTCCACACAACACATGAACATGCAGCAGGTGGAGCTTCCCCCTGAGGACACGGGCAACATCTCACAGTTCATCCCTGAACTCGACCTCAtaggagagaagagcaaagacaaaaaggatgatgatgatgaggaagagGTGAGGAAGGTTTAATCAGGTCATGAAGTCAAATGAGAAAAATGTACCTTACCCAGGGCTACAGCATTATTATAGCTAGCCCCACTAATAAGCCATATTATGAATGAATTATATGGAAagttgtcctgtggtgtgacttgCTATGCTGTAATTcatgccacggcacactttttacaattaaacaaatcccatggcacacctcta from Myxocyprinus asiaticus isolate MX2 ecotype Aquarium Trade chromosome 30, UBuf_Myxa_2, whole genome shotgun sequence includes:
- the LOC127421376 gene encoding double-strand-break repair protein rad21 homolog A-like isoform X1 → MFYAHFVLSKRGPLAKIWLAAHWDKKLTKAHVFECNLESSVESIISPKVKMALRTSGHLLLGVVRIYHRKAKYLLADCNEAFIKIKMAFRPGVVDLPEENREAAYNAITLPEEFHDFDQPLPDLDDIDVAQQFTLNQSRVEEITMREEVGNLSLLQENDFADFGMDDREMMREEGAFEVDIIHGASASNLLLESESSGGQIADKSNHLEYDQYKDDFGDNPMESNEGGMLVDKLLSNEDGGGIFDDPSAIAEGVMMPQDHGGDDDDDFDNLSPAGGPDSPDSGPVEQLPTMTDQTEQTTLVHNEEEAFALEPIDITVKETKAKRKRKLIVDSVKELDSKTIRAQLSDYSDIVTTLDLAPPTKKLMMWKETGGVEKLFSLPAQPLWNSRLLKMFTRCLTPLVPDELRKRRKGGEADSLDEFLKDLENPEVPREEALSQQRDIIDQTMLEEPSVLQASAMEGSRTTLDESVMPPPSGPRGQKRKAQDTEPSLPMLEDDRSSIVSTQHMNMQQVELPPEDTGNISQFIPELDLIGEKSKDKKDDDDEEEEEGQSGDQDQEERRWNKRTQQMLHGLQRVIAKTGAESISLLELCRNNNKKQAAAKFYSFLVLKKQQAVELRQDEPYSDIIATPGPRFHII
- the LOC127421376 gene encoding double-strand-break repair protein rad21 homolog A-like isoform X2 — protein: MFYAHFVLSKRGPLAKIWLAAHWDKKLTKAHVFECNLESSVESIISPKVKMALRTSGHLLLGVVRIYHRKAKYLLADCNEAFIKIKMAFRPGVVDLPEENREAAYNAITLPEEFHDFDQPLPDLDDIDVAQQFTLNQSRVEEITMREEVGNLSLLQENDFADFGMDDREMMREEGAFEVDIIHGASASNLLLESESSGGQIADKSNHLEYDQYKDDFGDNPMESNEGGMLVDKLLSNEDGGGIFDDPSAIAEGVMMPQDHGGDDDDDFDNLSPAGGPDSPDSGPVEQLPTMTDQTEQTTLVHNEEEAFALEPIDITVKETKAKRKRKLIVDSVKELDSKTIRAQLSDYSDIVTTLDLAPPTKKLMMWKETGGVEKLFSLPAQPLWNSRLLKMFTRCLTPLVPDELRKRRKGGEADSLDEFLKDLENPEVPREEALSQQRDIIDQTMLEEPSVLQASAMEGSRTTLDESVMPPPSGPRGQKRKAQDTEPSLPMLEDDRSSIVSTQHMNMQQVELPPEDTGNISQFIPELDLIGEKSKDKKDDDDEEEEGQSGDQDQEERRWNKRTQQMLHGLQRVIAKTGAESISLLELCRNNNKKQAAAKFYSFLVLKKQQAVELRQDEPYSDIIATPGPRFHII